The following proteins are co-located in the Micromonospora viridifaciens genome:
- a CDS encoding low temperature requirement protein A: protein MSGFGWWRRRLGPAVPVAPAARVDRFEIFFDLVFVFSFFIITRSTAQDIRGGALLHALLVLAVLWWAWVVHSVVATRIRLGEGFVPVLMTVGMAALFTFALSLPQAFHDVRGNAAGPVVAAVSYIVVRLVHLLLLRHAVRDSPDELRQMRRFVPELVGSTLLLLAAALIPPAMHGSSWAPLVRDGLWALVVLLQYTTGQLVGSWVWGIASAEHWTERYDLILIIALGESVISVGVGSNLIGQPPTLPAVGAAVLGIFFTAALWWAHYDMIGPAARIALHTAQGKPRITMARDAYAYCYLPMIAGIILFALGAEAIVSGITNPHVPNWMPALGPAVPLLFGGVMLYLFGNMLFQLRTLHTLSWTRVGTVGLLAVCIPLAERVPALGALALLTVICVGMVAAEVVIFEEGRTALRRLIFEERISHEAHEAAYRARWHEPNEPDEGE from the coding sequence GTGAGCGGCTTCGGGTGGTGGCGGCGGCGCCTCGGACCCGCGGTGCCGGTGGCCCCCGCGGCCCGGGTGGACCGGTTCGAGATCTTCTTCGACCTGGTCTTCGTCTTCTCGTTCTTCATCATCACCCGGTCCACCGCGCAGGACATTCGCGGCGGGGCGCTGCTGCACGCCCTGCTGGTCCTCGCCGTGCTCTGGTGGGCGTGGGTGGTGCACAGCGTGGTCGCCACCCGGATCCGGCTCGGCGAGGGCTTCGTGCCGGTGCTGATGACGGTCGGCATGGCGGCGCTGTTCACCTTCGCCCTGTCACTGCCACAGGCGTTCCACGACGTGCGCGGCAACGCCGCCGGGCCGGTCGTCGCGGCGGTCAGCTACATCGTGGTCCGCCTGGTGCACCTGCTGCTCCTCCGGCACGCGGTGCGGGACAGCCCGGACGAGCTCCGGCAGATGAGGCGATTCGTCCCGGAGTTGGTGGGCAGCACCCTGCTGCTGCTCGCCGCCGCGCTGATCCCCCCGGCCATGCACGGCTCGTCCTGGGCGCCGCTCGTCCGGGACGGGCTGTGGGCCCTGGTCGTGCTGCTCCAGTACACCACCGGCCAACTCGTGGGTTCCTGGGTCTGGGGCATCGCCTCGGCGGAGCACTGGACCGAACGGTACGACCTGATCCTGATCATCGCCCTGGGCGAGTCGGTCATCTCGGTCGGCGTCGGGAGCAACCTGATCGGGCAGCCGCCCACCCTGCCGGCGGTGGGGGCGGCGGTGCTCGGCATCTTCTTCACCGCCGCGCTCTGGTGGGCGCACTACGACATGATCGGGCCGGCCGCCCGGATCGCCCTGCACACGGCACAGGGCAAACCCCGGATCACCATGGCCCGGGATGCTTACGCGTACTGCTACCTGCCGATGATCGCCGGCATCATCCTCTTCGCGCTCGGTGCCGAGGCGATCGTCAGCGGGATCACCAACCCGCACGTCCCCAACTGGATGCCGGCGCTCGGCCCCGCCGTGCCGCTGCTCTTCGGCGGGGTGATGCTCTACCTCTTCGGCAACATGCTGTTCCAGCTGCGGACCCTGCACACCCTGAGCTGGACCCGGGTGGGCACGGTTGGGCTGCTGGCCGTCTGCATCCCGCTGGCCGAGCGGGTCCCGGCGCTGGGCGCCCTCGCCCTGCTGACCGTGATCTGCGTGGGCATGGTGGCCGCCGAGGTGGTGATCTTCGAGGAGGGCCGGACGGCGCTGCGCCGGCTGATCTTCGAGGAACGGATCAGCCACGAGGCGCACGAGGCCGCCTACCGGGCCCGCTGGCACGAGCCGAACGAGCCGGACGAGGGCGAGTGA
- the sucB gene encoding 2-oxoglutarate dehydrogenase, E2 component, dihydrolipoamide succinyltransferase, translated as MPVSVTMPRLGESVTEGTVTRWLKQEGDTVEVDEPLLEVSTDKVDTEIPSPAAGVLSRIVVGEDETAEVGSELAVIAGAGEEAGAAAPQPAAPAEQAAEAAAAPQAEAEQPAVQEPAAPAPAPSGEGTPVKMPALGESVTEGTVTRWLKQVGDSVEVDEPLLEVSTDKVDTEIPSPVAGTLLEIKVAEDETAAVGADLAVVGAAGAAPAQPAPAPAPKAEAKPAAPAPKVEEPTPGVSYNEPAAEAETAAQPAKVEQAAQPAAPTPTPQRPTAPVQGGGEEAAGYVTPLVRKLAAEHGVNLASISGTGVGGRIRKQDVLDAAEKAKAAKVAPAAQPAPAAAAPAKPAAARPQPSTKRGTTEKLPRIRAAIAKRMQQSLHEMAQLTTVIEVDVTKIAKLRAQAKDSFLAKHGVKLSFLPFFALAAVEALQTYPIVNASMDLDAGTITYPDAEHLGIAVDTERGLLVPVIHNAGDLNLGGIAKRVADLAERTRTNKISPDEIAGATFTLTNTGSRGALFDTPIVPSPQSAMLGTGAVVKRPVVVNDPELGEVIAVRSMVYLAMSYDHRLIDGADAARFLVAVKERLEAGNFEAELGL; from the coding sequence ATGCCGGTATCGGTCACCATGCCCCGGCTCGGCGAGAGCGTCACCGAGGGCACCGTCACGCGCTGGCTCAAGCAGGAGGGCGACACCGTCGAGGTCGACGAGCCGCTGCTTGAGGTGTCCACCGACAAGGTGGACACCGAGATCCCGTCGCCCGCGGCGGGCGTGCTGAGCCGGATCGTGGTCGGCGAGGACGAGACCGCCGAGGTCGGCAGCGAGCTGGCGGTCATCGCCGGTGCGGGCGAGGAGGCCGGCGCGGCCGCCCCGCAGCCGGCGGCCCCGGCGGAGCAGGCCGCGGAGGCCGCCGCCGCGCCGCAGGCCGAGGCGGAGCAGCCGGCCGTGCAGGAGCCGGCGGCCCCGGCCCCGGCCCCGTCGGGCGAGGGCACCCCGGTCAAGATGCCGGCCCTGGGCGAGAGCGTCACCGAGGGTACGGTGACCCGCTGGCTCAAGCAGGTCGGCGACAGCGTCGAGGTGGACGAGCCGCTGCTGGAGGTCTCCACCGACAAGGTCGACACCGAGATCCCCTCGCCGGTCGCCGGCACGCTGCTCGAGATCAAGGTCGCCGAGGACGAGACGGCCGCGGTCGGCGCCGACCTGGCGGTCGTCGGCGCGGCTGGTGCCGCGCCGGCCCAGCCGGCCCCCGCCCCCGCCCCGAAGGCCGAGGCGAAGCCGGCCGCGCCGGCGCCCAAGGTCGAGGAGCCGACCCCGGGCGTGTCGTACAACGAGCCGGCGGCCGAGGCGGAGACCGCCGCCCAGCCGGCGAAGGTCGAGCAGGCCGCGCAGCCGGCCGCGCCGACCCCCACGCCGCAGCGCCCGACCGCTCCGGTGCAGGGTGGTGGCGAGGAGGCCGCCGGTTACGTCACTCCGCTGGTCCGCAAGCTGGCCGCCGAGCACGGGGTCAACCTGGCCTCGATCAGCGGCACCGGCGTGGGCGGGCGGATCCGCAAGCAGGACGTGCTCGACGCGGCGGAGAAGGCGAAGGCCGCCAAGGTGGCGCCGGCCGCGCAGCCGGCTCCCGCCGCGGCGGCTCCGGCCAAGCCGGCGGCCGCCCGGCCACAGCCGAGCACGAAGCGGGGCACCACCGAGAAGCTGCCCCGAATCCGCGCGGCCATCGCCAAGCGGATGCAGCAGTCGCTGCACGAGATGGCGCAGCTCACCACGGTCATCGAGGTGGACGTCACCAAGATTGCCAAGCTGCGGGCGCAGGCGAAGGACTCGTTCCTCGCCAAGCACGGCGTGAAGCTGTCCTTCCTGCCGTTCTTCGCCCTGGCGGCCGTCGAGGCGCTGCAGACGTACCCGATCGTCAACGCCAGCATGGACCTGGACGCCGGCACGATCACCTACCCCGACGCGGAGCACCTCGGCATCGCCGTGGACACCGAGCGGGGGCTCCTGGTGCCGGTGATCCACAACGCCGGCGACCTCAACCTGGGCGGGATCGCCAAGCGGGTCGCCGACCTGGCCGAGCGCACCCGGACCAACAAGATCAGCCCGGACGAGATCGCCGGGGCGACCTTCACGCTGACCAACACCGGCAGCCGGGGTGCCCTCTTCGACACCCCGATCGTGCCGTCGCCGCAGTCGGCGATGCTCGGCACGGGTGCCGTGGTGAAGCGCCCGGTCGTGGTCAACGACCCGGAGCTGGGCGAGGTCATCGCGGTCCGCTCGATGGTCTACCTGGCCATGTCGTACGACCACCGGCTGATCGACGGCGCGGACGCGGCCCGCTTCCTCGTCGCGGTCAAGGAGCGGCTGGAGGCCGGCAACTTCGAGGCCGAGCTGGGGCTCTGA
- the lpdA gene encoding dihydrolipoyl dehydrogenase, translated as MSEPNDATFDIVILGGGSGGYATALRAAQLGLSIALIEKSKLGGTCLHNGCIPTKALLHAAEIADQTRESEQFGVKAELVGIDMAAVNSYKDGVISRLYKGLQGMLKTNKAITIVEGHGKLVAPNTVEVDGKRYTGRNVVLASGSYAKSLPGLEVDGERVITSDHALVLDRVPASAIVLGGGVIGVEFASVWKSFGVDVTIIEALPRLVAAEDEESSKALERAFRKRKINFKVGKPFEKVEKTENGVKVTIAGGETVEAELLLVAVGRGPNTANLGYEQQGVKMDRGYVLTDERLRTSVPNVYAVGDIVPGLQLAHRGFQQGIFVAEEIAGQTPAVIDEAGIPRVTYCDPELASVGLTEAKAKEKYGADKIKTYNYNLGGNGKSQILKTAGFVKLVRVEDGPVVGVHMVGARVGELIGEAQLIYNWEAYPAEVAQLVHAHPTQNEALGEAHLALAGKPLHAHA; from the coding sequence GTGAGCGAGCCGAACGACGCAACCTTCGACATCGTGATCCTCGGAGGTGGTAGCGGCGGCTACGCGACCGCGCTGCGCGCCGCCCAGCTGGGCCTGTCGATCGCCCTGATCGAGAAGAGCAAGCTCGGAGGCACCTGCCTGCACAACGGCTGCATCCCGACCAAGGCCCTGCTGCACGCCGCCGAGATCGCCGACCAGACCCGCGAGTCGGAGCAGTTCGGCGTCAAGGCCGAGCTGGTCGGGATCGACATGGCCGCGGTCAACTCGTACAAGGACGGTGTGATCTCCCGGCTCTACAAGGGCCTCCAGGGGATGCTCAAGACCAACAAGGCGATCACCATCGTCGAGGGCCACGGCAAGCTGGTCGCGCCGAACACCGTCGAGGTCGACGGCAAGCGCTACACCGGCCGCAACGTCGTGCTGGCCTCCGGCTCGTACGCGAAGAGCCTGCCCGGCCTGGAGGTCGACGGCGAGCGGGTGATCACCAGCGACCACGCCCTGGTCCTCGACCGGGTGCCGGCCTCGGCGATCGTGCTCGGCGGCGGCGTGATCGGCGTCGAGTTCGCCAGCGTGTGGAAGTCCTTCGGGGTCGACGTGACCATCATCGAGGCGCTGCCGCGCCTGGTCGCCGCCGAGGACGAGGAGTCGTCGAAGGCGCTGGAGCGGGCCTTCCGCAAGCGGAAGATCAACTTCAAGGTCGGCAAGCCGTTCGAGAAGGTCGAGAAGACCGAGAACGGCGTCAAGGTGACCATCGCCGGCGGCGAGACGGTCGAGGCCGAGCTGCTGCTGGTCGCCGTCGGTCGCGGCCCGAACACCGCCAACCTGGGCTACGAGCAGCAGGGCGTCAAGATGGACCGCGGCTACGTGCTGACGGACGAGCGGCTGCGCACCAGCGTGCCGAACGTCTACGCCGTCGGCGACATCGTGCCCGGCCTCCAGCTCGCCCACCGCGGCTTCCAGCAGGGCATCTTCGTCGCCGAGGAGATCGCCGGGCAGACCCCGGCCGTGATCGACGAGGCCGGCATCCCGCGGGTCACCTACTGCGACCCGGAGCTGGCGTCGGTCGGCCTGACCGAGGCGAAGGCCAAGGAGAAGTACGGCGCTGACAAGATCAAGACCTACAACTACAACCTGGGCGGCAACGGCAAGAGCCAGATCCTCAAGACCGCCGGTTTCGTGAAGCTGGTCCGGGTCGAGGACGGCCCGGTGGTCGGCGTGCACATGGTCGGCGCCCGGGTCGGCGAGCTGATCGGCGAGGCGCAGCTCATCTACAACTGGGAGGCGTACCCGGCCGAGGTGGCGCAGCTCGTGCACGCCCACCCGACGCAGAACGAGGCCCTGGGCGAGGCGCACCTGGCCCTGGCCGGCAAGCCGCTGCACGCGCACGCCTGA
- a CDS encoding leucyl aminopeptidase yields the protein MTSPRTTLSLVDTDPAELAVDAIVIGVHSQTGEQESGAPTGTLLLASGAESIAAAFDGKLTETLALLGATGGAGEVIKLATLGTVTAPVVAAVGLGPEPAGAAPAPETLRRAAGAAVRALAGAPRVALALPLPDDPDAPAALRAVAEGALLGGYRFAGYKTKPQPARREPVAEVLVAVPDAADAAAQAEIARAQAVTDAVRTSRDWVNTAPNELRPPAFAEAVAAAAREAGLGVEVLDEAALKAGGYGGIIAVGQGSEAPPRLVKLTYTPEGGGNGKRVALVGKGITFDTGGISIKPSQGMWEMKSDMAGAAAVGAAMLAVAALKPSVAVTGYLPMAENMPSGTSYRPGDVISMYSGKKVEVLNTDAEGRMILADAIARACEDGTDYLFETSTLTGGQVIALGKKIAGVMGTPELCERVRSAGEATGEPAWPMPLPDDVRKGMDSDVADVSQVNAGMDRAGHMLQGGVFLSEFVTEDVAWAHIDIAGPGYHSGEPTGYWTKGGTGVPVRTLLHLVDDVAANG from the coding sequence GTGACATCGCCCCGTACCACCCTCAGCCTGGTCGACACCGACCCCGCCGAACTCGCCGTCGACGCCATCGTGATCGGTGTGCACAGCCAGACCGGAGAGCAGGAGTCCGGCGCACCCACCGGCACCCTGCTGCTGGCCAGCGGCGCGGAGAGCATCGCCGCCGCGTTCGACGGCAAGCTGACCGAGACCCTGGCCCTGCTCGGCGCGACCGGTGGCGCCGGCGAGGTGATCAAGCTGGCCACGCTGGGCACCGTCACCGCCCCGGTCGTCGCCGCCGTCGGGCTCGGCCCCGAGCCGGCCGGCGCCGCCCCGGCTCCGGAGACCCTGCGCCGGGCCGCCGGCGCCGCCGTGCGCGCCCTCGCCGGCGCGCCGCGCGTCGCGCTCGCCCTGCCGCTGCCCGACGACCCGGACGCCCCGGCCGCGCTGCGCGCGGTCGCGGAGGGCGCGCTGCTCGGCGGCTACCGGTTCGCCGGCTACAAGACCAAGCCGCAGCCGGCCCGGCGCGAGCCGGTGGCCGAGGTGCTGGTCGCGGTGCCGGACGCCGCCGACGCGGCCGCCCAGGCGGAGATCGCCCGGGCCCAGGCGGTGACCGACGCGGTGCGGACCAGCCGGGACTGGGTCAACACCGCCCCGAACGAGCTGCGCCCGCCGGCGTTCGCCGAGGCCGTGGCCGCCGCCGCCCGGGAGGCCGGGCTCGGCGTCGAGGTGCTCGACGAGGCGGCTCTGAAGGCTGGCGGGTACGGCGGCATCATCGCCGTCGGGCAGGGCTCGGAGGCCCCGCCGCGGCTGGTCAAGCTGACCTACACGCCCGAGGGCGGCGGCAACGGCAAGCGGGTGGCGCTGGTCGGCAAGGGCATCACCTTCGACACCGGCGGCATCTCGATCAAGCCCTCCCAGGGCATGTGGGAGATGAAGTCCGACATGGCCGGCGCGGCGGCGGTCGGTGCCGCCATGCTGGCGGTCGCGGCGCTCAAGCCGTCCGTGGCGGTCACCGGCTACCTGCCGATGGCGGAGAACATGCCGTCCGGCACCAGCTACCGGCCGGGCGACGTGATCAGCATGTACAGCGGCAAGAAGGTGGAGGTGCTCAACACCGACGCCGAGGGCCGGATGATCCTCGCCGACGCCATCGCCCGGGCCTGCGAGGACGGCACCGACTACCTCTTCGAGACCTCCACCCTGACCGGTGGCCAGGTGATCGCGCTGGGCAAGAAGATCGCCGGCGTGATGGGCACGCCGGAGCTGTGCGAGCGGGTGAGGTCCGCCGGCGAGGCGACCGGCGAGCCGGCCTGGCCGATGCCGCTGCCGGACGACGTGCGGAAGGGCATGGACTCCGACGTCGCGGACGTCTCGCAGGTCAACGCGGGCATGGACCGGGCCGGCCACATGCTGCAGGGCGGCGTCTTCCTGAGTGAGTTCGTCACCGAGGACGTGGCCTGGGCGCACATCGACATCGCCGGCCCCGGCTACCACTCGGGCGAGCCGACCGGCTACTGGACCAAGGGCGGCACCGGCGTCCCGGTGCGTACCCTGCTCCACCTGGTCGACGACGTCGCCGCCAACGGCTGA
- the gcvT gene encoding glycine cleavage system aminomethyltransferase GcvT: MTEVTPDAAETRLRRSPLHERHAAAGAKFAPFGGWEMPLEYAGGGVLKEHTAVRTGVGVFDVSHLGKARITGPGAASFVNACLTNDLGRIAPGKAQYTLCCDDATGGVVDDIIAYLHADDHVFLIPNAANTAEVVRRLRAAAPAGVDVTDEHEAYAVLAVQGPRSAELLGRLGLPTDHDYMSFSAATLDGVELTVCRTGYTGELGYELVLPAEHAVAVWDALFAAGEADELRACGLAARDTLRTEMGYPLHGQDLSPEITPVQGRSGWAVGWDKPAFWGRDVLLAEKAAGPRRTLRGLEAVDRAIPRPGMAVYAGDTQVGTITSGTFSPTKKQGIALALIDTAPKLADGDTLEVDIRGRRAHMRLQRPPFVQPSVR; this comes from the coding sequence ATGACCGAGGTGACCCCTGACGCCGCCGAGACCCGGCTGCGCCGTTCCCCGCTGCACGAGCGGCACGCCGCCGCCGGCGCCAAGTTCGCCCCCTTCGGGGGCTGGGAGATGCCGCTGGAGTACGCCGGTGGTGGCGTGCTCAAGGAGCACACGGCGGTGCGTACCGGGGTGGGCGTCTTCGACGTCTCGCACCTGGGCAAGGCCCGGATCACCGGGCCGGGCGCGGCGAGCTTCGTCAACGCCTGCCTGACCAACGACCTCGGCCGGATCGCCCCCGGCAAGGCGCAGTACACGCTCTGCTGCGACGACGCCACCGGCGGTGTGGTGGACGACATCATCGCCTACCTGCACGCCGACGACCACGTCTTCCTCATCCCGAACGCGGCGAACACCGCCGAGGTGGTCCGCCGGTTGCGCGCCGCCGCGCCGGCCGGGGTGGACGTGACCGACGAGCACGAGGCGTACGCGGTGCTCGCGGTGCAGGGGCCGCGCTCGGCGGAGCTGCTCGGCCGGCTGGGCCTGCCCACCGACCACGACTACATGAGCTTCTCCGCCGCGACGCTGGACGGCGTCGAGCTGACCGTGTGCCGCACCGGCTACACCGGCGAGCTGGGCTACGAGCTGGTCCTCCCGGCCGAGCACGCGGTGGCGGTCTGGGACGCGCTGTTCGCCGCTGGCGAGGCGGACGAGCTGCGCGCCTGCGGGCTGGCCGCGCGGGACACCCTGCGCACCGAGATGGGGTACCCGCTGCACGGGCAGGACCTGTCGCCGGAGATCACCCCGGTGCAGGGGCGCTCCGGCTGGGCGGTGGGCTGGGACAAGCCGGCCTTCTGGGGCCGCGACGTGCTGCTCGCCGAGAAGGCCGCCGGCCCGCGGCGTACGCTGCGCGGCCTCGAGGCGGTCGACCGGGCGATCCCGCGCCCCGGCATGGCTGTGTACGCGGGCGACACCCAGGTCGGCACCATCACCAGCGGCACCTTCAGCCCGACGAAGAAGCAGGGCATCGCCCTGGCCCTGATCGACACCGCCCCCAAGCTCGCCGACGGCGACACGCTCGAGGTCGACATCCGCGGCCGCCGCGCCCACATGCGCCTGCAGCGCCCACCCTTCGTCCAGCCCTCCGTCCGCTGA
- a CDS encoding DUF2314 domain-containing protein, with the protein MLITDDFLPVPVPESLDATYLVPITGLPQVSPKTAVEALAGRLAEPVHGLAKQMLASPLMTVDTRRVSEFPELPPDLLTAFGATEPQLARLAAATHLVVVQAEYRPGWPPAHEWAARAVAAAIAETVGGDVVDVFGLQFLDPAAALRSLPDAEGRIRLVDWVLVPYSSDTDGLWFTTKGLRRFGLLELQAQGVPDHLTRAWGAVMTGAARRLLRDWTEGLAGEEVPAFVQLPVLATVTGHDIAVAYGNPEQHGATAPVLLRLELDPATDPDADSFLTLSPPPGHPGPPGRYFAAACATLFSGIQPDVRYARPGDAMSRAIAEARAGLGDIRARFLAGRLPPESQLVVKYGLPGDDGPEYVWAAVTSWETPERIVGASASDANSDPTVRIGAPVVVAATDVVDWALLDATGVIEGGWTQAVLDAGQPPTPD; encoded by the coding sequence ATGCTCATCACGGACGACTTCCTGCCCGTACCGGTCCCGGAGTCGTTGGACGCCACCTACCTGGTGCCGATCACCGGGCTGCCGCAGGTCAGCCCGAAGACCGCGGTCGAGGCCCTGGCCGGGCGGCTCGCCGAGCCGGTGCACGGGCTGGCGAAGCAGATGCTGGCCAGCCCGCTGATGACCGTCGACACCCGGCGGGTCAGCGAGTTCCCCGAGCTGCCGCCGGACCTGCTCACCGCGTTCGGGGCCACCGAGCCTCAGCTGGCCCGGCTGGCCGCCGCGACGCACCTGGTCGTGGTGCAGGCGGAGTACCGGCCCGGCTGGCCGCCCGCGCACGAGTGGGCGGCCCGGGCGGTGGCCGCGGCGATCGCCGAGACGGTCGGCGGGGACGTGGTGGACGTCTTCGGCCTCCAGTTCCTGGACCCGGCGGCCGCGCTGCGCTCGCTTCCCGACGCCGAGGGCCGGATCCGGCTGGTCGACTGGGTGCTGGTGCCCTACTCGTCGGACACCGACGGGCTCTGGTTCACCACGAAGGGGCTGCGCCGCTTCGGGCTGCTGGAGCTCCAGGCCCAGGGCGTGCCGGACCACCTCACCCGGGCCTGGGGCGCGGTGATGACCGGTGCCGCCCGGCGGCTGCTGCGGGACTGGACCGAGGGGCTGGCCGGCGAGGAGGTGCCGGCGTTCGTGCAGCTGCCGGTGCTGGCCACGGTGACCGGGCACGACATCGCGGTGGCGTACGGCAATCCGGAGCAGCACGGAGCGACGGCGCCGGTGCTGCTGCGGCTGGAGCTGGACCCGGCGACCGACCCGGACGCCGACTCGTTCCTCACCCTCAGCCCGCCGCCAGGCCATCCCGGGCCGCCCGGCCGCTACTTCGCCGCCGCCTGCGCCACCCTGTTCAGCGGCATCCAGCCGGACGTCCGGTACGCCCGGCCGGGCGACGCGATGAGCCGGGCGATCGCCGAGGCGCGGGCCGGCCTGGGCGACATCCGGGCCCGCTTCCTCGCCGGCCGGCTGCCTCCAGAGTCACAGCTGGTGGTCAAGTACGGCCTGCCCGGCGACGACGGTCCCGAGTACGTCTGGGCCGCGGTGACCTCGTGGGAGACCCCGGAACGGATCGTCGGCGCCAGCGCCAGCGACGCCAACAGCGACCCCACCGTCCGGATCGGTGCCCCGGTCGTGGTGGCGGCGACCGACGTCGTCGACTGGGCCCTCCTGGACGCCACCGGCGTCATCGAAGGCGGCTGGACCCAGGCGGTCCTGGACGCCGGCCAACCCCCCACCCCCGACTGA
- the cobS gene encoding adenosylcobinamide-GDP ribazoletransferase gives MPTESRLADGIRLAVTTFTTLPVRTGRVDRAAAGTAMALAPAVGALLGAFLAVVLLLAAAVVPPLVAAGVTVGVGALLTRGLHLDGLADTVDALGSYRRGPAALEIMKKPDVGPFGVVALVVVLLLQAAVLAELAGRSWPAALAAVAAATAAGRLGVGLACRRGVPAARAEGLGALVAGTVGPAALVVGTAAVALLAVPAAPGRPWQGPLAVVAALAVAAGLLRHVVRRLGGVTGDVLGATVEIVTTLSYLGLVLSS, from the coding sequence GTGCCGACTGAGTCACGGCTCGCCGACGGGATCCGGTTGGCGGTCACCACCTTCACCACGTTGCCGGTGCGAACCGGCCGGGTGGACCGGGCCGCGGCCGGCACCGCGATGGCGCTCGCCCCGGCGGTCGGGGCGCTGCTGGGCGCGTTTCTCGCGGTGGTGCTGCTGCTGGCCGCCGCCGTCGTTCCTCCGCTGGTCGCGGCCGGGGTCACCGTCGGTGTCGGCGCGCTGCTCACCCGGGGCCTGCACCTCGACGGGCTGGCCGACACCGTGGACGCGCTGGGCTCCTACCGGCGCGGCCCGGCGGCGCTGGAGATCATGAAGAAGCCGGACGTCGGCCCGTTCGGGGTGGTCGCGCTGGTGGTCGTACTCCTGCTCCAGGCCGCGGTGCTCGCCGAGCTGGCCGGGCGGTCGTGGCCGGCGGCGCTCGCCGCGGTGGCCGCCGCCACGGCCGCCGGGCGGCTCGGCGTCGGCCTGGCCTGCCGTCGCGGCGTGCCGGCGGCCCGGGCGGAGGGGCTGGGCGCGCTGGTGGCCGGCACGGTGGGGCCGGCCGCACTGGTCGTCGGCACGGCCGCCGTCGCGCTGCTGGCGGTGCCGGCGGCGCCGGGCCGCCCCTGGCAGGGGCCGCTCGCCGTCGTCGCCGCGCTCGCCGTCGCGGCGGGACTCCTGCGGCACGTGGTACGCCGGCTCGGCGGCGTCACCGGGGACGTGCTCGGGGCCACCGTGGAGATCGTCACCACGCTGTCCTACCTGGGACTGGTGCTGTCCAGCTGA